From the genome of Canis lupus baileyi chromosome 4, mCanLup2.hap1, whole genome shotgun sequence:
GCAATTGTGGAAGCACAAGGTCAGGGTGGATTTTTGGAGCCTCTTGCTGGCATCCAACACACCGCATTCTTCTTCTCTAATGATGAGGATGCTCTTCTATAGGGCTAACCCAAATCTTTACTGCTTCAATATTGTAAGGCAAAAATGATGTTCTCTCTGGGCCTATAacagatttttgtttcatttacaatttttaaaaaaatttaagtaatctcttgcATTACACaacctcaaactcacaactctgagatcaaaagtcacatgctcttctaactgagccagccaggcaccctgggcctataaagtgttttgaaaatatttgaatttgaatGCTTTAAAATATGGGGCATGCCTGTCAGTTCCCTTTAGGCCCTGTTACTCGGTGTTGCCATATCCTCGGCATTTTCACTCCATCACATTCCTAACTGCCCACTTGAAAAAGATGAACCATCCTCTTCTAGAAACCTGGGAGTTAGGTATTTGGGGGAAAGAATTGCAGGATATggtctagctttttttttttttttttttttaagattttatttattcatttgacagagagagagggggagagaaagagagaaaaagagagagagagagagagaaagagcacaagtaaggGGAGCAGGAGatagagtgagagggagaagcaagctccctgctaaatagggagcccaatgcagggctcaatcccagggtcctgggatcgtgacctgagccaaaggcagattcttaaccaactgagctacccaggtcccCTTTGTCCAGCTTTTTGTTAGTGATTCCAGGTGCAGATTTCACTGGCCTAGGTGTCTCCCGGGTACATCTGGTCCTCCTCCAAGATAACACACATGTTGTGTTGTGTGCCTGGTATATTCTGGTATTACATGCCATGGGGGAGGGCCACTCACCTGCCTCAGGTATACAGAGTGCACAAAGGTGGAGAAGAAAACCAGGTTCTCCTGTGGTCAGCCCCACTTTCCCAGTTCTGGGACCCAGGGCATGAAATGAGAAGGCACAGaaaggaggcagggggaggggaaggaggactGGGGAAGGAGTGTTGATGGGAATCTTTGGGCAGTGAGACTGAGGAGTGTGCCAAGGGGCCTTTCACCAAGTGGCTTTTACTGTCCTCTGGGGCATATTGTTCACTTGCTCCAACTCCTAGTGTGTCCACTACAGATGTTCCCGTCTACTCCTCAGCTGGTGGTGGAGAAGGTAGTGCTTCTAACCACAGAGGGAACTTGCCCTAGACTTAGGATGAGGGAAAGATAGGCCTCTAAGCCCCAGGACAACCATATGCCCTGGATGGTGGATAAGGTTCTGATCATGTGGCCTTGAGCAAGCTCCTTCTCCCCATGCTAACCAATAAGACCAATAAGAGGGTGGACTTGGTCTGACATTCTGGTATTCTAAGTTCCAAAGATCAGGATAGAATCATTATCATGAAGAATGTTCTGGTGGGTAAGCATTACtgacctccccaccccagctaaCCTGGGCTTATGGATAGACGTTATTCCTCAGCCTCTCAGCTTCAAACCTCTCCCAATGGTTGGAATCACCAGTGTGGGACCTGGGCCTCTGTCTTTCAGACCCCATCATGCAGAAAGGTGCAAGAGTCACTGGAGTGACCCGTTTACCTTAGCAGATCAGATTAGGCCAAGGGAACAGCAGGCATGTCTTTGTGTCTCCATTTGCAGAGCATTCTTCCCTCCACACGGTCTCCTTTGCTCACTAGGGTGAAGACACTGGCCCAGAAAGGCCGAATCGCCCACTGAGCCAAGGTTGCTGATGGAGCTAGCTATAGGAGGGGCCCGGGGTGGGAAGCTTGGCCTAGCTGGCACGTCGGCCCCCAGGCATGCAGGGTCAGGGGCTGTGCTGGCAACTCCTGTGTTTTGAACCTAGACATCCCCCCCTGCCTGGACTCCGAGCTGACTGAATTCCCTCTGCGCATGCGGGACTGGCTCAAGAACGTTCTGGTCACTCTGTATGAAAGGGATGAGGACAACAACCTTCTGACCGAGAAGCAGAAGCTGCGAGTAAGTGCCCCCTTTCTGGCCTGTCCCAGGCCTCTGCCCAGCTCTGAGCCAGATGGCTCCTGGCCCCACGCTTGCTGAGATCCACAAGGTCCCAATCCTAAAACTAGGCCCCCAGGTGGGAGCCTCAACCCCTGCTCTGACGAGTGCCCTCATTCTGGGTGCTGGGACACAGACGTCTCACGGCCTCTGGAGGCCCACTGTATGCGTTCACTTCTTAAGGACCCTGAGAAGTCTTGTAATCAAGAGACCTGCTCAGTTCATTGGTTTAGCCCAGTGTTAAACACAAAGGGACACAGACAGCCCTAAGCTTTTCTCCTTCGGAGTCTGTGGATCTTATGCTTTATTGGATCTATGGAGCACTTGGAGTACTGATAAAGTACAGATTCCTGAACCCTACCTCATGCCTATAGAATCAGGGTCTCTGTGAAACCAGGTCCAGGAAGCTGCATTTTAACACACTCCCCAGATGAGTTTGATGGGGCAGCTCTATGGAGATAGACTCCTTTGAGATCAGCCCAGGCCTCCGCTTTTGTGGATGAGATACTGGcacccatctctgcctcttttttccctcattttgaaCCTTGGCCTTAGCTGGCCTCTTCTGGCTCTGGCCTGCTGTCAGGAGTGGAGAGGCCCTGACTGGCCTGGACTGTCTCCGCTAGACCCTTTGTCACGCAGCGTCTGCTCTCACAGGTGAAGAAGATCCACGAGAACGAGAAGCGCCTGGAGGCTGGAGACCACCCCGTGGAGCTGCTGGCCCGGGACTTTGAGAAGAACTACAACATGTACATCTTCCCTGTGCACTGGCAGTTTGGCCAGCTGGACCAGCACCCCATTGACGGGTAAGGCCTCCGGCCCTTGGATCCCTTGGCGCTGGTATAGACAGTGTCACAGGTCAGGGCTGGCAGGTGCACTGGGTCTGGTCAGAAACCCTCTCGGCCGTCTCTGCTGCTCCCAGCCCTGCAGCCCACAGTTTGTTTGCGCAGGGGCCGAGGCAAGGAGGAGCAGGCATAGGAGAAAACACGCAGGACCGAGGGGAAGAAAGCCAAATACGTTTTCATGCCAGAAGAAGTGGAAGTCCGAGGGAACTGAAAATCCCTCCTTACCCCTGTGCATGCTGGCCTTGCGTCTCCGTTAGTTGAGGGAGACTGAGCTAGGGAGGCGCTCAGACTCCCTGGGCCAGCGCGGCGGAGGTGGGGCAGCCTGCGTGCTCACAGTCCCTCAGCAGGACCTGAGACCCGGCCCCGATAGGGCAACATCCACGGAGCCAATCCCATCCACGTTGCAAGCCTTGGTTTAATTGTTCTTGCTTCTTGTCCAAATGTGAAGAGCCGTGCAAGTCCACCACAGAGCAGTCAGGCAGCTGTCAGCAAACACTTACTGAGCGTCTGTTATGTGCTCAGCACTATTCCAGGCAGGAGCTTTAACAGTAATCAGAACCGACATGGTCCCTGACCCCGGGAAGCTCACGCTGTGGGTGATGATGGGCTTCTGACGATCGAAGAAACAAGTAAAAAGGCTCCCAGAAGGTGCAGGTGGAGGCCTGCTGCACGTGAGGCCGAGTAGTGATTGTCAGACCCTCGGCACAGCTTTCTGGTCTCCTTTTGCCGGGTGTTCTTGGGGGGGCAGAGAAGGATGGGGCATGCTGTTGACATGCCTGGGGGAGCACACTCTGTACAGGGGTGCTCCTTACTGGAGGCTTACCCCTGGTTCTCCATGCAGGCTGTGTGCTTGGAGTCCGCCCACCTTGTCGGCCATCCCCTGCGGCCGGGGTCTCCTGAGCTCTGGGAAACTCCCTGCTGCTTCTCTCCCAGGCTCTTTCCATGGCTGGGATCCAACTGAGTCACTCAcggtggagggggagggaaaagtCAGGAGGACATCTGGAACTCAGGCTGAGCATCTGGATTCCACCACCATGAAAGGACCAGGAGAAGAGACTTCCAGCTGGGGCGATGGGGGCGGTGCATCTGGGAAAGTGCTCCAGCCTGGGCCAGGGGATCCAGCCGTCCCCTCTTCTCATCCCAGAGCTGCGTGGTGACCTTGCCCGAGCCCCTGCTTCCCTTAGGGCCTTGATTTTCCGACCGATAGACTATGTAAGAGGAGGGAGTGTTCCTTCCCATTCGAACACATTGTGTGATTCCTTCTGAGTTAGGAGGGGCGAGAGGGTCTGGGGGTTAGAGAGAAAATTGGAATCACAGTGTGGCCCCTTGGGGAAGAATATTTTGAGGACAACTAGTTGAGGGCTCTGGGAAATAAGGAGAAAATTCATACATGGGCTCTGGAGTCCAGGCTGGCCGGAGGAGTAGGAATGGAGGACGGTGGGAGAGAAACGAGAAGGCCTCCTTCTCACACATTATGATATACAAAAAACTAAAGCTCCATGAAGGTTACGGTTCTTTAGACCCTCCTGCCAATCCCAGTCCCTTCCCACTTCTCCCCAGAAGGCAGCACTGTTACCATTTTGATATATCTCtttttggactttatttttaaaagggaggggagggggcgcagtgtggaggggcagagggagagagaatcttaagcaggttccatgcccaggcacagagcccgacgtggggctctatctcacgaccctgagatcacgacctgagctgaaatcaagagtcggagagCTTACccggctgagccactcaagcacacTTAGACTCTTTCCTATGCATTTGTAGCTACACAAATGTGTGTCCACCAGAAACACACATTGTGGTTTCATACCAGATTCTGGCCTACCAATagcagaatattttcattttaagtttctttgCCCCAGTTCTCAGCCAATTAGGAAATAGTTAAATGCACCGAGAGGCCTTTGTTACGAATCCATGGGATCTCAGAACGGGAAGGGCTCTTAGACATTATGGTCAACTCTCCCCGCTTTGatggaggagaaacaggctcagaggggGACAGTGCCTGCTCTAAGCCCCACCGCAGGTCCGGGGTACGGCGAGGGGTAGCCCAGGATCCCGGCTTCCTGTTCTGCTTGCACAccccttccttctgctctgtGGGGCAGGCTCGCTCTCCCCTGGCTCTCGTGGAATGGGGGGGCTTTCCCATGCCTCAGGCCCTCTAACCTCTTGCCCGCAGGTACCTGTCCCACACGGAGCTGGCCCCACTACGTGCACCCCTCATCCCCATGGAGCACTGCACCACCCGCTTCTTTGAGACCTGTGACCTGGACAATGACAAGTACATCGCCCTGGACGAGTGGGCGGGCTGCTTCGGCATCAAGGAGCGTGAGTGTCTGAGCAAAGGGgccactgtcctgtgccctctctgtgcctcgtTAACTCCTTTTTCTGCTCTTCCCGTCCGGGTGGGCCTTGCTTTCTCGGGCGCCTTCTGGTccatcccctttctctttctcttcctcaaggGCAGCACTCGGTCTGTGCCTCGCACTATTTTGGTAGCTGGCAGGCACCTAGAGAGGGGATAGGAAGTGTCACTTGGCAGCGGGTGTGAGTGACAGGAACAGGCCGGGGTCAGGGAGACCACAGTTCTCAGTCTTCAACctcctgggtgaccttgggctggTCCCCCGACcgctggcctggggtgggggggacccacCGACTGCTGGGGAAGCCGTCTTCCCCTGTTCAGGGCCTCACTTctaattctgttttctcatcttgcTTTGCAGAGGATATTGACAAGGATCTGGTGATCTAAATCCACGCCTCCTTCCGCAGTCCCGGATCCTCCCTCTTTGATCTTTCCCTTCCTGTTTCCCccaatgtttaaaatgtttggaTGGTCTGTTGTTCTGCCTGGGGACAAGGTGCTAATATAGATTTAAGCGAATACATTAACGgtgctaaaaatgaaaattgtaacCCAAGTCATGACATTCTTAGTCATCACACGGCTGTCGACGCCTCTTGCTCACCCACTAACGGTCCCCTTCTCTTGCCATTTGCTGCGCTGCCTCGTGTCCTAGTGGCGTAGGGGTGGGAACTTTGATCTGCTCGCGTCTGCCTTCGACACATTGcatcttcagattttctctctgtttctcagtttgAGACTAATGCTCACCAAGTTAGTCTTTGTGTTCGTTTTATTTCAGGGTATTGGCTGCTGGGGGTTCGCCCTCATGTGGCCTGAAGGTGGGCGAAGGGAAGTAGCAGGCACgtgatgctggcaaggatgtttCTGGGGCTGGGGAACTAGTGGGAGAAAGTCCTGCAGAGCCCAGCAGCCAGAGCCGCAGATGACAAGGCGGTCACTCACAGCCAGGACCTGAGTCTGTGTTAGGAAAACATATTAATTCTCATATAAACCCAGTTCCTCACCATTTTCCTCTCATCTTTCAGTGCCATTTCTCTTCATGTTAGGCTGTTTGTACAAACTTTTGGGAGCCGGGGTGGTACATCAGTTCTCTGGAATCCGCCAGGCCGCTGGGGGGTGGATCACCACACCCTGTAGGGCTTCTCCCCTCCTAGCTGTCTTTGGGAAACGCAGGACTGGGAGGCTGTTTTGACCAGAGAGGCCAAGGTCAAGAGCAAGGTgtagaaaaattgtaaaatagaAAAAGTGGTGTTGGtgaattggttttgttttgttttgttttgttttcacatttgGATAGCTGTCACAAGAGGTCTTTCCCTCAGTTTCCAGcatgttcttccttttctccctttctcacgTTTTTCCTCCTATTAATCAAGAGAAACTTCAAAGTCCATGGGATGGTCGGATCTCACAGGCTGAGAACTCGTTCACCTCCAAGCATTTCATGAAAAAGCTGCTTCTTATTAATCGTGCAAACTCTTGCCACGATGTGGGGAGTTTgacaaatctttcaaaataaaaagtaatgactTAGAAACTGCCTTCCTGAGTGATTTTGCATGTGTCTCAGTCTTAGACATCTCTAATTAGCCTGACACACAGGCACACGGATGGACGTGTCTGCACACAACGGCACAACCGCAAACCTTTGCAAACACACTACTATGCCTTGATGTACACACAGGCTTCTTTATATACCACGGATGTATTTGTACACAGGGAATGTACAGTTCCTATAAGCACAAATCTAgcttacttttaagattttattaatttgtttattgaaagagagagagagcagggggaggggctgagggagagggagagagaatcttaagcaaactcccaactgagcgcagagcctgacacagggcttgatctcaggaccctgagatcatgacccgagccaaaaccaagagtaggacgcttaaccgactgagccacccaggcaccccaaacttttctttctttctttctttctttctttctttctttctttctttctttctttctttcttcctttctttttttctttcccttccttccttcctttttcaattttatttaaattcaatttgccaacatatagctaAGCTTACTTTTGATTTTATGAACGGTGTGCTGAACTTTTCTCATTACTGTACTTTATTATAGAAGCACCAGGCTAAGCAACTATATTCACCCACTATCCATCCATCCTCTTTTTTCACTgcctcatatttatttatttctaatttttatttaaattctacttagctaacatacagtgcaatattggtttcaggagtagaattcagtgattcatcacttacataaacacacagtgctcaccatagtgccctccttaatccccatcccccaACTCCCTCCATCAATCCTCTGTTTCTACTCTgtctttaagagtctcttatggtttgttcatccatccatctatccatccacccattcagtcaacaaatgtttatgaTACACCAACTATGCACCAGGTCCCATACCAGGTGATAGAGACTCAGTTGTGGCAAAGTAGATGAAGCATTCATTCTAGAACTTCTAATCTAGCAGGGAATAGATTAAACAATTGCAcaactaggggtgcctggttggcttggtggagcatgtaactcttgatctttaGATGGTGAGTTTCAGCCCCATGTtagatgtggagattacttaaaaatagaatttaaaaaaattgcacaACTAAATACAAATTATAAGAAGTAAGAAGTACAGTGAAGGAAGAATAAGGGAAGCCAGAGTATGTGCAATAGGAGGACACAGCATTACTCTAGAGCTTCACTCTCCACATGGTAGCCACTACCCAGGTGTGGCTATTTagatttaagtttaaattaattaaaattaaaacttccaaTCCTTAGTCACAGTGGACACTTTCAAGGGCTCATGAGCCACATGTGAATAGTGGTTACCTATTGAACAGGGTAGATCTAAGCATTTTCATCATCTTGGAAAGTTCtattgggggacacctgggtggcttagcagttgagcccctgcctttggctcagggcatgacctgggggtccagggatcaagtcccacactgggctccctgcgaagagcctgcttctctctgtctatgtctttacctatgtctctgcctctctctgtgtctctcatgaataaataaataaaatcttaaaaacaacaacaacaaaagaaagttctattggacacaGCTGTTTCATGGCTTCCTTGAGAAAATTTGAGCTGAGTCACAAGGGAAAGGAAGGATTAGGTGTGTGGAGTagggagagaacagagaaagggCAGGGAAAAGCATTctaggcaaagggaacagcatgtgcaaaggccttgAGGTAGATGGGGAGCAAGATGAATTGAAGCTGATATGACTGGTGTACAAAGTGAGGTGTAGGTCATATCAGATGAGGCtgaagaggtgggcaggggccagaCTCTGCAGTCTCATAAGCTATGCTAAGgagcttggattttattttttgtgcaaTGGGAATTCATTGGAGTGTTTTAAACCAGAGAGACAAACAGAATTAGATTTGCTTTAATAAGCACACTGATTCTAGAAAGAGATAATAACATTGAAAATCCATAGAGCAGTTTTCAAAATCCGTGCATGTTCTTCATGCCAGTGCGATAGCTCAGGCTAGTAAATTTAAAACTCCTgttagagatggaaaaataagcTCAAGAAGGTGTGTGCCACTGCAACAGAGCTGAATCTTCAGGTGCCAAGTtggttttcttcctccttttatttgaaattattttcaaaccacaaaaataatgcaaacttaaaaaaatcgaATTATATTCTAGTGTTCTCTTTTTTCAAGAGTTTGGTCTTGGGCATTTGAGAAATGCAAGCATAGCACTAGTAGTCTCAGTCTCTAGGGATCCAAGCAGAGATGGAGTAAAGTCAGTTCTGGTACaggcccattcattcattcattcattcattctctggtATTGATCAGGTGCCCACAGGGTGCTAGGCACGTCCTACATGTTCAGGAGTAGGGCAGGTGTTGATCCCAGCAGGGAATAGATAAAACAATTGCAcaactaggggtgcctggttgaCTTGGTGGAacatataactcttgatctcgagatcatgagtttgagccccatgttagatgtggagattacttaaaaataaaattttaaaaaattgctcaaCTAAATACAAATTATAAGAAGTAAGAAGTGCATTAAAGGAAGAGTAAGGGAAGCCAGAGTATGTGCAATAGGAGGACACAAATTACTCTAGAGCTTCACTTTCCACATGGTAGCCACTACCCAGGTGTGGCTTATTTagatttaagtttaaattaatttaaattaaaacttccaTTCCTTAGTCACATTCATTTGGAGATTTCCTTCCAGCTAGGCAGACAATGCCCAAGTTAAGGAACAATACCATTTCAGGTGGAAACACATGCCATGAAGGAAATAAAGCAGGGAGCTATGATGGAGCCTGGCTTTACAGGGTATTTGGGTAAAGAGGGAGATGTGACATCTGACCTCAGGACTGTGGGATATAGTCCTTAGGCCTTGATTAACCCCAGGGCAGATTATCTGTGAGATGCGTGGCACCCATGAGTATAACAGCTCTGCCACCACTTACAGAGAAGCAAACAGGTTCTGGGAAGTCGAGGGACTGTGTCATATGATGAGACAAGGCAAAGAGGAGGAAACTGGGACCCAGAGCTTTCTCCTCCATACTGGAATGTCTCCCTCTGGGAGCTTTTCAAGGGCAAGGCAGCACCAGAGGGGCACGAAGCAtgaatcccagggccctgggaggacaGGGCTGCACCCCTGCTAGCTGCAGAACCACTGATCAGCTCAGTTAACAGGGGCCCTCAGGACCTAGAATCCTTCAAGGCAGTGAGTGTTTCTATATTCTATCTGTGCTTTCCTTACTGTTAAATCAAATCACTTAAAAACGAAACAAGACAACTTAACACTTAAAGGAAATGATTTCATTACCTTAGATCGAAAATCAGTATCCTTTACCATAACTAGAGATAAACCTTACggataaatacaataaaaatataaatacagtgaAAAAACAATGTTATGCAATTATTGTGTCCCATGCTTGAGGGGTGGtctgttttttattaaaagaaagaaatctaagagATTATCTCTTTGATAATCAGATGGCCCCAAAGAGAACTGAATTATAATTAATTCAATGTTAACGAATGCCAAACCTGTAACTCTCCTGAAATCATCTCCTAGGTCATAGTTGGGGGGAGGTCTACCTCGCTTTGGGCAACTCCTATCTGCAGTGAAAGGAGTGTGAGTCTCAGCTGGAGACCATCTGAGTCCCTGGTAACAGAAGGCTCCTTCCTTCTGAATGTCTGCTGTAGAACTGGATTGAGCCCTTCTAGTCCAGTGACCTAACCTGGATCTTGTTTCTTGTCTGATGACAGTGGTCCTCTTAGGTGTCTGACACAGAGGAggccaataataataaaaagattaataCTTAAATGTAAGGGGCTcgtccccactccccaccacctAGACAGATCCTTTGTCCCCAGTCCTCTCTCAGTTGTAAGGGCTCCTGCCTCAAGGCCACATCCCCTTTGTGAAGGGGCTCCGAGGTTATCTCTCTTATTAGGCTGAGCTGGGCTGCCCGGTGTCTGTAATGGCTTTGGCTACAGGACTGCAAGGGTTAAACGTGTGCAGCAGGAAACAGAGAAACAAGGCACCCTTAGGAGGTAAAGGGGTCTTGGTCAGGGAGATGGCAGTCTAGTTCTCAGACCCCTGGTGCAGGCCTGGACAAGTGCCTTCCCCTCTAGGGGTCCAGGCTCTTAAACAATGGTAGAGGGATGCTGGATGAGATGGTCTTTATCTTCAGAGAGTCTATGAGGTCTCCATTTGTGTCTTTGTGATCTGGCTGCCCTACGGATAAGTGAGGCCCCTGGGCCATGGAGGCCTCACAACCTGGTTTCCAGATGGCTCCCCCAGAGCCAGCGGGACCTAAACCTCCTTGCGGAGCCACAGGCCTGCCAGGCCTTTGAGGAGGGTAAGGGCTCCCTCTAGCGGGATTGAGGAGAAAGGCTCTCAGAGCTGTGGAATGGGTCTGAACTGACCACAGGAGCATCTAAGCCCTAAGGACCCATAAAAGTCATCTAGCCCAAcctcttcattttccaaatggggaaactgaggctcacaggagTGAAAGACTCTCCATAGGATAGATTTGCCAGATAAAATGCACGATTCCCAGTTAAATTTTTTCcagataaacaatgaattttttttagtataagtatgtcccatgcaacACTTAGAACTTAACTTCTAGTAAATAATTACTTGTCAGGTCCCTGAACTTCAAGTTTAACCAggtaggttgtcttttcttttgctaaatcAGGCAACTTGACCTCCAAGTCCATCCACTGCATTGACGTCTAAGCTTAGACTGCAGCCCAGACATGGTTCAGGGCTTCTTTACCATCACCCTTGACCAAGGTGGTCTGAAGAccacagtttgagaaacactgccttAGGAGGCAAGAAAGTGGACAGAGCTGCCCACTTCCAAATACATATTGGTTGCCCTCCATGTCTAAGAGTTGAGAGAGGGAAATTTCTGGGGTGAGCTGAGCAGGCCCTGGT
Proteins encoded in this window:
- the SPARC gene encoding SPARC; protein product: MRAWIFFLLCLAGRALAAPQQEALPDETEVVEETVAEVAEGPVGANPVQVEVGEFDEGAEETEEEVVAENPCQNHHCKHGKVCELDENNTPMCVCQDPTSCPGPIGDFEKVCSNDNKTFDSSCHFFATKCTLEGTKKGHKLHLDYIGPCKYIPPCLDSELTEFPLRMRDWLKNVLVTLYERDEDNNLLTEKQKLRVKKIHENEKRLEAGDHPVELLARDFEKNYNMYIFPVHWQFGQLDQHPIDGYLSHTELAPLRAPLIPMEHCTTRFFETCDLDNDKYIALDEWAGCFGIKEQDIDKDLVI